The genomic DNA TCGTCTTCGCGCGGATGGGCGTGATGGTGCCGCTCGACCTCTTGACCTGTGTCGCGGCGGAGTACGAATCACGCAATAACATGGAGATTCTTCCCGGCGCGTTGGAGGCGATCGAGGGGGCGAAGCGGGCGGGGAAGGTGACCTGCGCATTCACGACATTGCCGAAGTTCATGATCGGTCTCCGCAAGCACGAACTGCTGTCGCGGCTGGATCATTATTTTGATGCGAGCGCAACCGGCTTCGGCAAGGGCCATCCGGCGTTCTACCGGCGGATCGCGGAGATGCTCGGCGTCGCGCCGAACGAGATTCTCGCCGTCGGCGACGATCCAATTTGCGATGTGGAGTTGCCAAGGGAGGCGGGGTGGAGAGCGGTGTTACTGAGTCGAGACGGCTCTCAAAGCAACGACAAAATTACCCTAAGCCTAAAGGCGCTTAGCGAATTACCGACTTATTATTCATCGTAGTCAGGCAGATGGTGCTGCGATGCGAACATCTGAATTACGGGCTTGGCATCGATATAGCTCGAATCACCGCTCGTTGATCGAACGGAGCGATCGATGCGCCTGTTTTTATTGTCTTGAGATTTTCCAACCGAGTGAGATCGAGCGATGGATAGACGTTCACGAAGGGAGGGGTACGACGGCCTTGTGCCCCCGCTGTGGCATTGATTCAGTGATTCCATCTGCTGCGCCCGTCGAATTGACCGATGCATTCTTGCGCGAAATGAACGAGCATTTCTTTTGATGCGGGGGGAACTACTTCTGCATCATCCGCTCGATGAAGCCGGTGTCGATGTTGGCGTTCAGGAAGTCGGAGTTCTGGAAGATCTGGCGC from Phycisphaerae bacterium includes the following:
- a CDS encoding HAD family hydrolase, with product MSVKVVAFDVYDTLARWPVGRVQPIEVQRLLGRFGIEISYQSFEAARQAVFFFDSPKREIVGWTDYLALVFARMGVMVPLDLLTCVAAEYESRNNMEILPGALEAIEGAKRAGKVTCAFTTLPKFMIGLRKHELLSRLDHYFDASATGFGKGHPAFYRRIAEMLGVAPNEILAVGDDPICDVELPREAGWRAVLLSRDGSQSNDKITLSLKALSELPTYYSS